One Ignavibacteria bacterium genomic window carries:
- the nuoH gene encoding NADH-quinone oxidoreductase subunit NuoH, translating to MIIVIPLAKIAIALSILLFVVTYLVYFERKISAYIQDRIGPNRVGPWGLLQSPADVLKLVFKEDIVPLAATKFVHSLAPVISLTIAMSTYAVIPFGPDINLFGQKVRLIVADVDVGILFILAFTSIGVYGITLSGWSSNNKYSLLGGLRSSAQMISYELSMGISVVGVLMVSGSLRIYDIINHQQGWMWNAFIQPIGFITFVVAAFAETNRLPFDLPEAEPELVGGYHTEYSSLKFAMFFLAEYANMIIASCLIAALYLGGWHLPFVDSASLTEGWLPLISVGIYLAKVCLLLFFFIWVRWSIPRFRYDQLMNLGWKVMLPLSLVNLVWVAILVYFFKI from the coding sequence ATGATTATAGTAATTCCACTTGCCAAAATAGCTATCGCACTTTCAATCTTGTTGTTTGTTGTAACTTATCTTGTTTACTTTGAAAGAAAGATTAGCGCATATATTCAGGATAGAATTGGTCCAAATCGTGTAGGACCCTGGGGATTACTTCAATCTCCAGCTGATGTTTTAAAATTAGTCTTTAAGGAAGATATCGTTCCACTTGCAGCGACAAAGTTTGTTCATTCCCTTGCACCAGTAATTTCATTAACGATTGCAATGTCAACCTATGCTGTAATTCCATTTGGACCAGACATTAATTTATTTGGACAAAAAGTCAGGTTGATTGTTGCAGATGTTGATGTTGGAATTCTTTTCATCTTAGCTTTTACATCAATTGGAGTTTATGGAATTACACTGAGCGGTTGGTCTTCAAATAATAAATATTCTTTGCTTGGCGGACTTCGTTCAAGTGCTCAAATGATAAGCTATGAACTTTCAATGGGAATCTCAGTCGTTGGCGTTTTAATGGTTTCAGGATCTTTAAGAATTTATGATATAATAAATCATCAGCAGGGCTGGATGTGGAATGCATTTATTCAGCCGATTGGATTTATCACCTTTGTTGTGGCTGCATTTGCAGAAACAAATAGATTACCTTTCGATTTACCAGAAGCCGAACCAGAACTTGTTGGTGGTTATCATACAGAATACAGTAGTTTGAAATTCGCAATGTTCTTTTTAGCTGAATATGCAAATATGATTATTGCCAGTTGTTTAATTGCTGCTTTATACTTAGGCGGATGGCATTTGCCTTTCGTTGATTCAGCTTCATTAACTGAAGGATGGTTGCCTTTAATATCAGTAGGAATTTATCTGGCAAAAGTTTGTTTGCTGTTATTCTTCTTTATCTGGGTTAGATGGTCAATTCCAAGATTCAGGTACGATCAATTGATGAATTTAGGATGGAAAGTAATGTTGCCTTTATCACTTGTTAATTTAGTCTGGGTTGCAATTTTAGTTTATTTCTTTAAAATATAA
- a CDS encoding T9SS type A sorting domain-containing protein, with the protein MRYFLSFIIVFLLVSQSFSQVIFEANFDSGNLQSVTTTDSINFSVRVNSDIVGRWFYFKMKNVKNRYVSVTILNSDATRPMYSYDNKNWIRFTAAESPQRNVFRKTYTEDSVYVAYYVPYSVTQLTEKIHQLINNPYVKIDTIGYSEQNRPLILLTITDFTIPDSQKYFIWTHGRTHPSETPSSYHLDGMINYFLSDDEVASYLRTKLKWFILPFINPDGVYLGKSRVNANNVDIESSWNKPESQTPKEVIHTKNFLQSILSNNRIYVALNMHSQVANYATFWIHTASSTSDYFYRKQMQFANLQSGNSDFIKPSDYSYSNLQPYFPEGWMWSNWGDQILALTYETPYTYFSNGQWIDNSILDLFGKQTVWGIMEYLGVNHPKRFIIDNDNAIISGNWNISNSNSFWNFYGENFLYILPGDESQYVEWTSPLLSEGKYLVYAMWQDLATSATNAEYQINTSNYFKVKKVNQQQNGGLWNLLDSVIVSNNDQIKVRLLAKGDGTITADAIRIIYAGQVSQLRDEQLSINDFIILSSFPNPFNSSTRISFYILTDPLNPYKKENVKLTIYDILGKEIICLKDELLSTGTYEIEFNADKFNLSSGVYFAKLDFKGKSKTIKMVFVK; encoded by the coding sequence ATGAGATATTTTTTATCGTTTATCATTGTTTTCTTGCTTGTTTCTCAAAGCTTTTCTCAAGTAATTTTTGAAGCAAATTTTGACAGCGGTAATCTCCAATCTGTTACTACTACTGACTCAATTAATTTTTCGGTACGGGTAAATTCTGATATTGTTGGCAGATGGTTTTACTTCAAGATGAAAAATGTTAAAAACCGATATGTCTCAGTAACAATTTTAAATTCCGATGCAACTCGCCCGATGTATTCTTACGATAATAAAAACTGGATTAGATTTACTGCAGCCGAAAGTCCACAAAGAAATGTTTTTCGCAAAACTTACACAGAAGACTCAGTTTATGTAGCTTATTATGTTCCGTATTCAGTTACACAATTAACAGAAAAAATTCATCAATTGATAAATAACCCTTATGTAAAAATTGATACAATTGGTTATTCTGAACAAAATCGTCCTTTAATTCTTTTGACAATCACAGATTTTACAATTCCAGATTCTCAAAAGTATTTCATCTGGACACATGGAAGAACACATCCATCTGAAACGCCATCTTCATATCATCTTGATGGAATGATAAATTATTTTCTTTCTGATGATGAAGTAGCTTCGTATCTAAGAACGAAATTAAAGTGGTTTATTCTTCCCTTTATTAATCCAGATGGAGTTTATCTTGGTAAATCGAGAGTTAATGCAAATAATGTGGATATAGAAAGTTCGTGGAATAAACCCGAAAGTCAGACGCCGAAGGAAGTAATTCACACAAAAAATTTTCTTCAAAGTATTCTATCCAATAATCGAATTTATGTTGCTTTGAATATGCATTCTCAGGTTGCCAATTATGCAACTTTCTGGATTCATACAGCATCTTCAACTTCAGATTATTTTTATCGAAAACAAATGCAATTTGCCAATCTTCAGTCCGGGAACAGTGATTTTATCAAGCCATCAGATTACAGCTATTCTAATTTGCAACCATATTTCCCTGAAGGATGGATGTGGTCAAACTGGGGAGATCAAATTTTAGCTCTTACTTATGAAACACCGTACACTTACTTCTCAAATGGACAATGGATTGATAATTCAATTTTAGATTTATTTGGTAAACAGACTGTTTGGGGTATAATGGAATATCTCGGCGTCAATCACCCGAAAAGATTTATAATAGATAATGATAACGCTATTATTTCTGGAAATTGGAACATTTCGAATTCAAACTCTTTCTGGAATTTTTACGGTGAAAATTTTCTTTACATCTTACCCGGCGATGAAAGTCAGTATGTTGAATGGACTTCTCCTTTATTGAGCGAGGGTAAATATTTAGTTTATGCAATGTGGCAGGATCTGGCTACCTCGGCAACTAATGCAGAATATCAAATCAACACTTCTAATTACTTTAAAGTCAAAAAAGTAAATCAACAACAAAATGGTGGATTGTGGAATTTACTCGACTCTGTTATCGTTTCGAATAACGATCAAATTAAAGTTCGTTTGCTTGCAAAGGGTGATGGAACAATTACTGCTGATGCAATAAGAATAATTTATGCTGGACAAGTTTCACAGCTAAGAGATGAACAACTTTCAATCAATGATTTCATAATTCTGTCGAGCTTTCCGAATCCATTTAATTCTTCAACTCGAATTAGTTTTTACATTTTGACAGATCCTCTAAATCCTTACAAAAAAGAAAATGTAAAGCTTACGATTTATGATATCTTAGGCAAAGAAATTATCTGCTTGAAAGACGAGCTTCTTTCAACCGGAACTTATGAAATTGAATTCAATGCTGATAAATTTAATCTCTCAAGCGGTGTTTATTTTGCCAAACTCGATTTTAAAGGGAAATCTAAAACAATAAAAATGGTATTTGTAAAATGA
- the aspS gene encoding aspartate--tRNA ligase, with protein sequence MKFKKRTHTCGELRESHIGQIVTLNGWIDSRRDLGGVIFIDLRDRYGITQIVFEPNYNAQAHEDAKDLRSEWVISVTGKVRRRPEGTENPNLETGLIDVMIDEVTILNKAQTPPFPIEDEIDTNEEIRLRYRYLDLRRRRMQKNLILRHKMYQITRKYFDENNFLEIETPFLMKSTPEGARDFLVPSRLHKGHFYALPQSPQTYKQILMVAGFDRYFQIVRCFRDEDLRADRQYEFTQIDVEMSFVDEEDVFQIVEGLMKRLYKETLNIDIQTPFLRLTYNDAMETYGSDKPDLRFDLKLVNLNSVFEKSEFRLFADAIKKGGIVSGLNAKGCGNYTRNQLDVLTDFVKKLGSGGLIWIRVTENGLESPTLKFFSETEQKNLIEKMNAETGDLILIQAGEWKKALTIMGALRLEMARRMDLIKENTEPKILWVTDFPLFEYSEEEKRLVAMHHPFTSPKDEDVDLMLTEPLKVKAKAYDLVLNGNEIAGGSIRINTPEVQSRMFEALGISKEEAEEKFGFLLNAFKYGAPPHGGIAFGFDRMVMLFAGEKSIRDVIAFPKTSNGISLMDNAPSPVKPEQLKELHIKVV encoded by the coding sequence ATGAAATTCAAAAAAAGAACTCATACCTGTGGAGAACTTAGAGAATCACACATAGGTCAAATTGTAACTTTAAATGGCTGGATAGACAGCCGAAGAGACTTAGGTGGTGTGATTTTTATTGATTTAAGAGATCGTTATGGAATTACTCAAATCGTATTTGAACCAAATTATAATGCGCAGGCACATGAAGACGCAAAAGATTTAAGAAGCGAATGGGTAATCTCTGTAACTGGAAAAGTCAGAAGACGACCGGAAGGAACTGAAAATCCAAATTTAGAAACTGGTTTAATTGATGTTATGATAGATGAAGTTACAATTCTCAATAAAGCTCAAACCCCACCTTTCCCAATTGAAGATGAAATTGACACAAATGAAGAAATCCGGCTGCGCTATCGATATCTCGATTTAAGAAGAAGAAGAATGCAAAAAAATTTAATTCTCAGACACAAAATGTATCAAATCACAAGAAAGTATTTTGATGAAAATAATTTTCTTGAAATTGAAACACCATTCTTAATGAAATCAACTCCTGAAGGTGCAAGAGATTTTTTAGTACCGAGCAGATTACACAAAGGACACTTTTACGCTTTGCCTCAATCACCTCAGACATACAAACAAATTTTAATGGTCGCGGGTTTCGACCGTTACTTTCAGATCGTAAGATGTTTTCGTGATGAAGATTTAAGAGCCGATCGTCAGTACGAATTCACACAAATTGATGTCGAAATGTCTTTTGTCGATGAAGAAGATGTTTTTCAAATTGTTGAAGGATTAATGAAAAGACTTTATAAAGAAACTTTAAATATTGATATCCAGACTCCTTTTCTCAGATTGACTTACAACGATGCAATGGAAACTTATGGTTCCGACAAACCAGATTTAAGATTTGACCTTAAGCTCGTTAACCTCAATTCAGTTTTTGAAAAGAGTGAATTTAGACTTTTTGCAGACGCTATAAAGAAGGGTGGAATTGTATCGGGATTAAATGCAAAAGGATGCGGCAATTATACACGCAATCAACTTGATGTATTAACTGACTTTGTAAAAAAACTCGGCTCCGGCGGATTAATCTGGATCAGAGTTACTGAAAATGGACTTGAATCTCCTACATTAAAATTCTTTTCTGAAACAGAACAGAAAAATTTGATAGAGAAGATGAATGCTGAAACTGGAGATTTAATTCTTATCCAAGCTGGTGAGTGGAAAAAAGCTTTGACTATCATGGGCGCACTTAGACTCGAAATGGCTCGAAGAATGGATTTAATCAAAGAAAATACAGAACCAAAAATTTTATGGGTAACTGATTTCCCTCTATTTGAATACAGCGAGGAAGAAAAACGACTTGTTGCAATGCATCATCCATTTACTTCACCAAAGGATGAAGATGTAGATTTAATGCTAACAGAACCATTGAAAGTAAAAGCTAAAGCTTACGATCTTGTCCTAAATGGTAATGAAATTGCCGGCGGAAGTATCAGAATTAATACCCCTGAAGTTCAATCGCGAATGTTTGAAGCACTTGGAATTTCAAAAGAAGAAGCAGAAGAAAAATTTGGATTCTTATTGAATGCATTTAAATATGGAGCTCCACCACACGGCGGAATTGCATTTGGTTTCGATAGAATGGTAATGCTCTTTGCAGGTGAAAAATCTATTCGAGATGTGATCGCATTTCCAAAAACTTCAAATGGAATTTCTTTAATGGATAATGCTCCATCTCCTGTTAAACCAGAACAACTGAAAGAACTACATATTAAAGTTGTATAA
- a CDS encoding SpoIID/LytB domain-containing protein yields MNPPKIKVGILENQDSISFKIHGDYILNDKLKLKQKSLKAYANGSKILLKENDNIIFSDTVLNFNPVRQNNRIEEAVYKFEVENVVIGIDFHWEQKEREYFEGSFLIINKNGKLTLINELDIERYLQSVISSEMNSESPLEYLKAHSIVSRSWLLAQLNSNKNDKLENKFHISDDEKIVWYDKSAHEDFDVCADDHCQRYQGLTRVRSNTALDAVRETYGIVLTYNDEICDTRYSKSCGGITEEFQNVWQDIYYPYLKSVYDSENQDKPFPQTEKEFEEFIKSNTEAYCNTNDEDLLKRVLNNFDLMTKDFFRWKIEIKQLALKTLLEIKLGIDFGEIKNLIPLERGKSGRIKKLKIVGTKKEFTIGKELEIRRALSEKHLYSSAFVVEPVYKEGNDIPCKFILYGAGWGHGVGFCQIGGAVMASKGKNFEEILKHYFPGAELKKIY; encoded by the coding sequence ATGAATCCACCCAAGATTAAAGTAGGAATTTTAGAAAATCAGGATTCTATCTCATTTAAAATTCATGGTGACTATATTTTGAATGATAAATTAAAACTTAAGCAAAAAAGCCTTAAAGCATATGCAAATGGTTCAAAGATTTTATTAAAAGAAAATGACAATATAATTTTTTCGGATACGGTTCTGAATTTTAATCCAGTCAGACAAAATAACAGGATTGAAGAAGCTGTATATAAATTTGAAGTTGAAAATGTTGTTATTGGTATTGATTTTCATTGGGAACAAAAAGAGAGAGAATATTTTGAAGGAAGTTTTTTAATTATAAATAAAAATGGAAAGTTAACTTTAATTAATGAGCTCGACATCGAAAGATATTTACAAAGTGTCATTTCCTCTGAAATGAATTCAGAAAGTCCTCTTGAGTATTTAAAAGCTCATTCAATTGTTTCAAGAAGCTGGCTGCTTGCTCAATTAAATTCAAATAAAAATGATAAGCTTGAAAATAAATTTCATATTTCTGATGATGAAAAAATTGTTTGGTATGATAAATCTGCCCACGAAGATTTTGATGTTTGTGCAGACGATCACTGTCAGAGATATCAAGGTTTGACCCGAGTTAGAAGTAATACAGCCCTTGATGCAGTTAGAGAAACTTATGGAATTGTTCTCACTTACAACGATGAGATTTGCGATACAAGATATTCAAAAAGTTGTGGAGGAATAACGGAAGAATTTCAAAATGTCTGGCAGGATATTTATTACCCTTATCTTAAATCAGTTTATGATTCAGAAAACCAAGATAAACCTTTCCCTCAGACAGAAAAAGAATTTGAAGAATTCATCAAATCCAACACTGAAGCTTATTGCAATACAAATGATGAAGATTTATTGAAACGAGTTTTAAATAATTTCGATCTGATGACAAAGGACTTTTTTAGATGGAAAATTGAAATCAAACAGCTGGCTTTGAAAACTTTGCTCGAAATTAAACTTGGAATCGACTTTGGAGAAATTAAAAATCTAATTCCGCTTGAAAGAGGAAAATCGGGAAGAATCAAAAAACTAAAGATCGTTGGAACGAAGAAAGAGTTTACAATTGGTAAAGAACTTGAAATTCGTCGAGCTCTTTCTGAAAAACATCTGTATAGTTCAGCTTTTGTTGTGGAGCCAGTCTATAAAGAGGGGAATGATATTCCATGTAAATTTATTTTATATGGGGCAGGTTGGGGACATGGTGTCGGTTTCTGTCAAATTGGCGGAGCCGTGATGGCTTCAAAAGGAAAAAATTTTGAAGAAATTCTCAAACACTATTTCCCTGGTGCTGAATTGAAAAAAATTTATTGA
- a CDS encoding leucyl/phenylalanyl-tRNA--protein transferase: MQPFQFFNFYLVQIHENGSMLIDETLQPENMIKLYSIGAFPMADDQYSPIEWYFPQIRAIIPLDNYNIPRSVKQLIKRKKFEVRFDQDPMQVIRNCAKREKTWITEDLIEAYERIYKLGYIHSVETYFMNKLVGGLYGVVIKGAFFGESMFSFHENASKVALAHLILHLKERNFKLLDVQIINPHLEMFGAIEISLEEYNQLLLEAYQTETTF; the protein is encoded by the coding sequence ATGCAGCCTTTTCAATTTTTTAATTTTTATTTAGTGCAAATTCATGAAAATGGTTCTATGCTGATTGACGAGACACTTCAACCTGAAAATATGATTAAGTTATATTCCATTGGTGCTTTTCCAATGGCCGATGATCAATATAGTCCTATTGAATGGTATTTCCCACAAATACGAGCAATCATTCCGCTTGATAATTACAATATCCCAAGAAGCGTTAAGCAATTAATTAAAAGAAAGAAATTTGAAGTCCGATTTGATCAAGATCCAATGCAGGTAATTCGGAATTGTGCAAAAAGAGAAAAAACTTGGATCACAGAAGACTTGATTGAAGCTTACGAAAGAATTTATAAGCTCGGATATATTCACAGCGTAGAAACTTATTTTATGAATAAGTTGGTCGGTGGACTTTATGGTGTTGTGATTAAAGGAGCTTTCTTTGGAGAAAGTATGTTTTCTTTTCACGAAAATGCTTCGAAGGTTGCGCTTGCTCATTTAATTCTTCATCTTAAAGAAAGAAATTTCAAACTTCTTGATGTTCAGATAATTAATCCTCATTTAGAAATGTTTGGTGCAATTGAAATTTCTTTAGAAGAGTATAATCAATTACTTTTAGAAGCTTATCAAACAGAAACAACTTTTTAA
- a CDS encoding family 20 glycosylhydrolase gives MRNINIIPKPQKVIWADGKFLIDNSTRLFFEQFKERSDFFQNELKNLIKEKFQIELKLKTSNQKPSKNFFYFGSLSSNEYAWQFKEIIREHNLLEKKEAYLLSVENSKVTILANNPQGAFYGLMSLVQLVEKDGKNNLSVGGCLIVDYPAFEMRGISDDIARGQVSTLEDFKKIIRNLARYKMNTYQIYFEDAIELKSFPDIGLNRGRVTQKEIKELVSYGEKYFVEIIPIFQTLGHWENLLIQPNYYYLADFPGAASLDVTNEKTYEFIEKCVSELSNLFPSKYFHAGLDESWDVGFGNSREITKQIGIAAVHANHYKRVNEIVKKYGKKMMMYGDIIHHHPEIFEMLPKDIIVVDWRYGVNDYEPFVKKYKDYNQPFICSPSVTNYNRIFPHIINSLLNIKNFAQISYQYGSIGFINSNWGDNGGENFREFNWLGYAFGAECSWNPEYVDLYKFKEKFYRDFYGSNKPEIDAVYSILSDFGASFTQYDFWRNPFIQWNNTINYQEQNILLFSENTKSKGLTALYLINELKKNVTRNKSHLDYLEFAAEQAVWYGDKLNYAFEIKKIVDRKNGFLSKEERELISKKCDDMIERLKEMKSKYRQLWLRTNREDNLHLIEKEKYDRQIFAWERMKEALKQEIVEYDQTIKSKWMYHLDSNPYEKNKPQVENAIFIRDLIVKDKVNSAVIHLMADSYAELYVNDILIGDVRGRRTLSLLVESQRAKFFDITNYLKPGINKIKIIAKNFGENVSAGINIQMDVKTNISHQRIYPDESWRVSSDGNTFVEPKLVVGRFISSEPDFERKITSWYER, from the coding sequence ATGAGAAATATCAACATAATCCCTAAACCGCAAAAAGTTATATGGGCAGATGGAAAATTTTTAATCGATAACTCTACCCGACTTTTTTTTGAGCAGTTCAAGGAGCGTAGCGATTTTTTCCAGAATGAACTTAAAAATTTAATTAAAGAAAAATTTCAAATTGAATTAAAACTAAAAACTTCAAATCAAAAACCTTCGAAAAATTTCTTTTACTTTGGATCTCTTTCTTCAAATGAATATGCATGGCAGTTTAAAGAAATTATCAGAGAGCACAATCTTCTCGAGAAAAAAGAAGCCTATTTACTAAGTGTAGAAAATTCGAAAGTAACAATATTAGCAAATAATCCTCAGGGTGCTTTTTATGGATTGATGAGTTTAGTTCAATTAGTAGAGAAGGACGGAAAAAATAATTTATCAGTTGGTGGATGTTTAATAGTGGATTATCCAGCTTTCGAAATGCGTGGAATTTCTGATGATATTGCCAGAGGTCAGGTTTCAACTCTGGAAGATTTCAAAAAAATTATTAGAAATCTTGCAAGATACAAGATGAACACTTATCAGATTTATTTTGAAGATGCAATTGAATTAAAATCATTTCCAGATATTGGATTGAATCGGGGAAGAGTTACACAGAAAGAAATCAAGGAATTAGTTAGTTATGGTGAAAAATATTTTGTAGAGATAATTCCGATTTTTCAAACGCTTGGTCATTGGGAGAATTTGCTTATTCAACCAAACTATTATTACTTAGCCGATTTCCCTGGCGCTGCATCTTTAGATGTGACCAATGAAAAAACTTATGAATTTATTGAGAAGTGTGTATCAGAACTCTCCAATCTTTTTCCATCAAAATATTTTCATGCGGGACTTGATGAATCGTGGGATGTTGGATTTGGAAATAGCCGAGAGATAACAAAACAAATTGGTATTGCAGCAGTTCATGCTAATCACTACAAAAGAGTGAATGAAATTGTCAAAAAGTATGGAAAGAAGATGATGATGTATGGTGATATAATTCATCATCATCCAGAGATTTTCGAAATGCTGCCAAAAGATATAATTGTTGTCGATTGGAGATATGGTGTAAATGATTATGAACCATTCGTCAAAAAGTACAAAGATTATAATCAACCTTTTATTTGTTCACCTTCTGTAACTAATTATAATAGAATTTTTCCTCACATTATTAATTCACTCTTGAATATTAAAAATTTTGCCCAAATATCTTATCAATATGGTTCAATTGGTTTTATAAACTCGAATTGGGGTGATAACGGAGGCGAAAATTTCCGTGAATTCAATTGGTTAGGTTATGCGTTTGGTGCTGAGTGTTCCTGGAATCCTGAATATGTTGATTTATATAAATTCAAAGAAAAATTTTATCGTGATTTTTATGGATCAAACAAACCTGAAATAGATGCAGTTTATTCAATACTTTCAGATTTCGGTGCATCTTTCACACAATATGACTTCTGGCGGAATCCATTTATTCAGTGGAACAACACAATAAATTATCAGGAACAAAACATTCTGCTTTTCTCTGAAAATACTAAATCAAAAGGATTAACAGCGCTTTATTTAATTAACGAATTAAAGAAGAATGTAACAAGAAACAAATCTCATCTTGATTATCTTGAATTTGCTGCAGAACAGGCTGTGTGGTATGGCGATAAATTAAATTATGCTTTTGAAATCAAAAAAATTGTAGACAGAAAAAATGGATTTCTTTCAAAAGAAGAAAGAGAGTTAATTTCAAAGAAGTGTGATGATATGATAGAAAGACTTAAAGAGATGAAATCGAAGTATCGTCAATTATGGTTAAGAACTAATCGAGAAGATAATCTCCATTTAATAGAAAAAGAGAAATATGATAGGCAGATTTTTGCCTGGGAAAGAATGAAAGAAGCATTGAAACAGGAAATTGTTGAATACGATCAAACAATTAAAAGTAAATGGATGTATCACCTTGATTCCAATCCTTACGAAAAAAATAAACCACAGGTAGAAAATGCAATCTTTATTCGTGATTTAATAGTGAAAGATAAAGTCAATTCGGCTGTCATTCATCTTATGGCTGACTCTTATGCTGAACTTTATGTAAATGATATTTTGATTGGTGATGTGAGAGGACGGCGAACTCTTTCACTTCTTGTAGAAAGTCAAAGAGCAAAATTTTTTGATATAACTAATTACTTAAAGCCGGGCATCAATAAGATTAAAATTATAGCGAAAAATTTTGGCGAAAATGTTTCTGCAGGCATAAATATCCAGATGGATGTGAAGACAAACATATCTCATCAACGAATTTATCCCGATGAAAGCTGGAGAGTAAGCAGCGACGGTAATACTTTTGTTGAACCAAAGTTAGTTGTTGGACGATTTATTTCATCAGAACCAGATTTTGAGAGAAAAATTACAAGCTGGTATGAGAGATAA
- the nuoI gene encoding NADH-quinone oxidoreductase subunit NuoI, translating into MAVKKRKKDLNFFERIYIVEIIKGMLLTLKHFFSPKFTRQYPEEKYVQPPSYRGRPVLVMDNGKERCVACGLCSRVCPALAIQVQAAETADEKERYPYLFEINMLRCIFCGFCEEVCPEEAIVMSKDYELVFTKYEDAIFGKDKLLIPAEQLKDRIEFIRQYR; encoded by the coding sequence ATGGCAGTAAAGAAAAGAAAAAAAGATTTAAACTTTTTCGAAAGAATTTACATTGTTGAAATTATAAAAGGGATGCTCTTAACATTAAAGCATTTCTTCAGTCCAAAATTTACTCGTCAATATCCTGAAGAGAAATATGTTCAGCCGCCATCGTATCGTGGAAGACCGGTTCTTGTGATGGATAACGGTAAAGAGAGATGCGTTGCCTGTGGACTGTGTTCGAGAGTTTGTCCGGCACTTGCTATTCAAGTCCAAGCAGCTGAAACTGCGGATGAAAAAGAAAGATATCCTTACCTTTTCGAAATAAATATGCTTCGTTGCATCTTTTGTGGATTCTGTGAGGAAGTTTGTCCAGAAGAAGCAATTGTAATGAGCAAAGATTACGAACTCGTTTTCACAAAATATGAAGATGCAATTTTTGGAAAAGATAAATTACTTATTCCAGCTGAACAGTTGAAAGATAGAATTGAATTCATAAGACAGTATAGATAA